In the genome of Isoalcanivorax indicus, one region contains:
- the infB gene encoding translation initiation factor IF-2 produces the protein MAETTVKKLAEIVGTPVDTLLKQMKEAGLPHGGAEDAVSDDQKQTLLAFLRRAHGTPSAEPQKITLKRKSTSTIKTTGASGKAKTVAVEVRKKRTYVKRSVIEEQEREREEQERAERERLEAEAAARKAEEDARKKAEEEAIARREAERAAAEAQAAREAGGEEPEAADASADKKADDKSKRVSVPKGSVKKAEPPKDETPEERAKREEEERRKREAEEQRRKQEAEARKKAEEEAARRTAEEARRMAEELEKRGQQEPEKAPEEIETGSGIVTEAMEASWRDEERTTKRRRRRPGSQQTRNVVAHGQMKSSFHKEHGFKSPTEKMVYEVEVPETITVADLSQRMNIKAREVMRTLMKMGEMATVNQHIDQETAMLLVEEMGHKPRAVKGEEQSLEDDLANLVQYTDEPQPRAPVVTIMGHVDHGKTSLLDYIRRAKVAEGEAGGITQHIGAYHVDTDKGMISFLDTPGHAAFTAMRARGAQATDIVVIVVAADDGVMPQTEEAINHAKAAGVPLIIAVNKMDKESADPDRVKNDLSQLGIISEEWGGDYQFQYVSAHTGLGVDDLLDAILLQAELLELKAVPVGPARGVVIESRIEKGRGPVTSVLIQEGRLKVGDMVLAGAHFGRNRAMADENGKPITEAGPSIPVEILGLDGAPESGEQFLVVADEKKAREVAEFRQIRDRDLKLKRAQASKLENLFETMGEKEAKQVNIVLKTDVRGSLEALLGALSDMNTDEVKVNIVTAGVGAINESDVNLAMTSEAVLLGFNVRADSAAKKLCEREGMDLRYYSIIYELIDDVKKAMSGLLDPEHREEIVGVAEVRDVFRSSKFGAVAGCMVVEGTLRRNLPIRVLRDDVVVFEGQLESLRRFKEDVPEVRNGMECGLAVKSYNDVKEGDKIEVFEVRVVERSL, from the coding sequence ATGGCAGAAACGACCGTAAAGAAATTGGCAGAGATCGTCGGGACACCGGTAGATACCCTGCTCAAGCAGATGAAAGAAGCGGGCTTGCCGCATGGTGGTGCGGAAGACGCCGTGTCCGATGACCAGAAGCAGACGCTGCTGGCGTTCCTGCGCCGCGCACATGGCACCCCGAGTGCCGAACCCCAGAAAATCACCCTCAAGCGCAAGAGCACCAGCACCATCAAGACCACGGGCGCGTCTGGCAAGGCCAAGACCGTGGCGGTGGAAGTGCGCAAGAAGCGTACCTATGTGAAGCGCTCTGTGATCGAAGAGCAGGAACGCGAGCGCGAAGAGCAAGAGCGTGCCGAGCGCGAGCGCCTGGAAGCAGAAGCCGCTGCCCGCAAGGCCGAGGAAGACGCCCGCAAGAAAGCTGAAGAAGAAGCGATCGCCCGCCGCGAAGCCGAGCGTGCTGCCGCGGAGGCGCAAGCCGCCCGCGAAGCCGGTGGCGAAGAGCCCGAGGCCGCTGACGCCAGCGCCGACAAGAAAGCGGACGACAAGAGCAAGCGGGTCTCCGTGCCCAAGGGCAGCGTGAAGAAAGCCGAGCCGCCGAAGGACGAAACCCCGGAAGAACGCGCCAAGCGGGAGGAAGAAGAACGCCGCAAGCGCGAAGCGGAAGAACAGCGCCGCAAGCAGGAAGCCGAAGCCCGCAAGAAGGCTGAGGAAGAAGCGGCACGCCGCACGGCGGAAGAAGCCCGCCGCATGGCCGAAGAGCTGGAAAAGCGCGGCCAGCAGGAGCCCGAGAAGGCGCCTGAAGAAATCGAGACCGGTTCCGGCATCGTCACCGAGGCGATGGAAGCAAGCTGGCGTGACGAAGAGCGCACCACCAAGCGCCGCCGCCGCCGCCCGGGCTCCCAACAAACCCGCAATGTCGTGGCACACGGCCAGATGAAGAGTTCCTTCCACAAGGAACACGGCTTCAAGAGCCCGACGGAGAAAATGGTGTACGAAGTTGAAGTTCCGGAAACCATTACGGTGGCCGACCTGTCCCAGCGCATGAACATCAAGGCGCGGGAAGTGATGCGCACGCTCATGAAGATGGGCGAGATGGCCACCGTGAACCAGCATATCGACCAGGAAACGGCGATGCTGCTGGTGGAAGAAATGGGCCACAAGCCGAGAGCCGTGAAAGGCGAAGAGCAGAGCCTGGAAGACGATCTGGCCAACCTGGTGCAATACACCGACGAGCCGCAGCCGCGCGCCCCGGTGGTGACCATCATGGGCCACGTTGACCACGGCAAGACCTCGCTGCTGGATTACATCCGCCGCGCCAAGGTGGCCGAAGGCGAAGCTGGCGGCATTACCCAGCATATTGGTGCTTACCACGTAGACACCGACAAGGGCATGATCTCGTTCCTGGATACCCCCGGCCACGCGGCGTTTACCGCCATGCGGGCACGCGGTGCCCAGGCCACCGACATCGTGGTGATTGTGGTGGCCGCCGACGACGGCGTGATGCCGCAGACCGAAGAAGCCATTAATCACGCCAAGGCCGCCGGTGTGCCGCTGATCATTGCCGTCAACAAGATGGACAAGGAAAGCGCTGACCCGGATCGCGTCAAGAACGACCTGTCGCAGCTCGGCATCATCTCGGAAGAGTGGGGCGGCGATTACCAGTTCCAGTATGTGTCCGCACATACCGGCCTGGGCGTGGACGATCTGCTCGACGCCATCCTGCTGCAAGCCGAACTGCTCGAACTGAAAGCCGTGCCGGTCGGCCCGGCGCGGGGTGTCGTGATCGAATCCCGCATCGAGAAAGGCCGTGGCCCGGTGACTTCGGTGCTGATTCAGGAAGGCCGCCTGAAAGTGGGCGACATGGTGCTGGCGGGCGCGCATTTCGGCCGCAACCGTGCCATGGCTGACGAGAACGGCAAACCGATTACCGAAGCCGGCCCCTCCATTCCGGTGGAGATCCTCGGCCTAGACGGCGCGCCAGAATCCGGCGAGCAGTTCCTGGTGGTGGCTGACGAGAAGAAAGCCCGCGAAGTGGCCGAGTTCCGCCAGATTCGCGATCGCGACCTGAAGCTCAAGCGCGCACAGGCCTCGAAACTGGAAAACCTGTTCGAGACCATGGGCGAGAAAGAAGCCAAGCAGGTCAATATCGTGCTCAAGACCGACGTGCGCGGTTCTCTGGAAGCCCTGCTGGGCGCCCTGAGCGACATGAACACCGACGAAGTGAAGGTCAACATCGTGACCGCAGGCGTTGGCGCGATCAACGAATCCGACGTCAACCTGGCCATGACCTCCGAAGCGGTGCTGCTGGGCTTCAATGTGCGTGCTGATTCCGCCGCCAAGAAATTGTGCGAACGCGAAGGCATGGACCTGCGTTACTACAGCATCATCTACGAGCTGATCGACGACGTGAAGAAGGCCATGAGTGGCCTGCTGGACCCGGAACACCGCGAAGAAATCGTCGGGGTGGCCGAGGTGCGCGACGTGTTCCGCAGCTCCAAGTTCGGTGCCGTGGCGGGTTGTATGGTGGTGGAAGGCACGCTGCGCCGGAACCTGCCGATCCGCGTACTGCGCGACGACGTGGTGGTGTTCGAAGGCCAGCTGGAATCCCTGCGCCGCTTCAAGGAAGACGTGCCCGAAGTGCGCAACGGCATGGAATGTGGTCTGGCAGTGAAGAGCTACAACGACGTGAAGGAAGGCGACAAGATCGAAGTCTTCGAAGTGCGTGTTGTAGAGCGTTCACTGTAA
- the rbfA gene encoding 30S ribosome-binding factor RbfA has translation MSRHRRPQGFQRTDRIGDYIQRELAEVIRREVKDPRLGLVTVQQVRVARDLSWADVYFTLLGQDAEDGAQAEAVLGNAAGFLRSQLAKDLNTRTTPRLRFHYDKLPEQASRLSSLIDQARAEDRDLIQDPADDQNDNDSDADPQR, from the coding sequence ATGAGCCGGCATCGTCGCCCGCAGGGCTTTCAGCGCACCGACCGCATTGGTGACTATATCCAGCGTGAGCTGGCCGAAGTGATCCGCCGCGAGGTCAAGGACCCGCGGCTGGGTCTGGTCACCGTGCAGCAGGTGCGCGTGGCCCGCGATCTGTCCTGGGCCGATGTCTATTTCACCCTGCTGGGCCAGGACGCCGAAGACGGCGCCCAGGCCGAAGCCGTGCTCGGCAACGCCGCAGGCTTTCTGCGCAGCCAACTGGCGAAAGACCTGAACACCCGGACCACGCCACGCCTGCGTTTTCATTACGACAAGCTGCCGGAACAGGCCAGCCGCCTGTCCAGCCTGATCGACCAGGCCCGCGCCGAAGACCGCGACCTGATCCAGGACCCGGCCGACGACCAGAACGATAACGACAGCGACGCCGATCCGCAGCGCTGA